A single Desulfovibrio piger DNA region contains:
- a CDS encoding carbon starvation protein A, producing the protein MPNYVYFLLAVAGLILGYIVYGSIVAKIFGADENRPTPAKTMADGVDYVEMPMWKVWLIQLLNIAGVGPVFGPILGALYGPSALLWIVIGTIFAGAVHDYFSGMLSVRYKGANVPTIVGYNLGNAAKQVMRVFAVILLLLVGVVFVAAPAGLLAKLTPDYMDQMFWVAVIFAYYFLATILPIDKIIGRLYPLFGAVLIIMAVGMTVTMFTSGCEFYNWAAFPNTHPQQLPIFPLVFITIACGALSGFHATQSPLMSRCLGNEKQGKAVFYGGMVAEGFIGLVWATVGMTFYTSPEALAAAGGPANVVNETARALMGPIGGVLAILGVVALPVTSGDTAFRAARLTIAEMFNFKQSAIPARLAIAIPIFAIGVVLNFVDFNVIWRYFGFANQALAAIMLWAAAAYLYRKHRLHWICTVPATFMTAVCTSYICYEPKMGFGMGIQTADIIGVIAAAICLVAFLALARKPIAGAPSIDEV; encoded by the coding sequence ATGCCGAATTACGTTTACTTTCTTCTTGCCGTAGCCGGCCTCATCCTGGGCTACATCGTCTACGGCTCCATCGTCGCGAAGATCTTCGGTGCGGACGAGAACCGTCCCACCCCCGCCAAGACCATGGCCGACGGCGTCGACTACGTCGAGATGCCCATGTGGAAGGTCTGGCTCATCCAGCTGCTGAACATCGCCGGCGTGGGCCCCGTCTTCGGCCCCATCCTGGGCGCCCTGTACGGCCCCAGCGCCCTGCTGTGGATCGTCATCGGCACCATCTTTGCCGGTGCCGTGCATGACTACTTCTCCGGCATGCTCTCCGTGCGTTACAAGGGCGCCAACGTGCCCACCATCGTGGGCTACAACCTGGGCAACGCGGCCAAGCAGGTGATGCGCGTGTTCGCCGTCATCCTGCTGCTGCTCGTGGGCGTGGTCTTCGTGGCCGCCCCCGCCGGCCTGCTGGCCAAGCTGACCCCCGACTACATGGACCAGATGTTCTGGGTCGCCGTCATCTTCGCCTACTACTTCCTGGCCACCATCCTGCCCATCGACAAGATCATCGGCCGCCTCTACCCCCTGTTCGGCGCCGTGCTCATCATCATGGCCGTGGGCATGACCGTGACCATGTTCACCAGCGGTTGCGAGTTCTACAACTGGGCCGCCTTCCCCAACACCCATCCCCAGCAGCTGCCCATCTTCCCGCTGGTGTTCATCACCATCGCCTGCGGCGCCCTGTCCGGCTTCCACGCCACCCAGTCGCCCCTGATGTCCCGCTGCCTGGGCAATGAAAAGCAGGGCAAGGCCGTGTTCTACGGCGGCATGGTGGCCGAAGGCTTCATCGGCCTCGTGTGGGCCACCGTGGGCATGACCTTCTACACCAGCCCCGAAGCCCTGGCCGCCGCGGGCGGCCCCGCCAACGTGGTCAACGAGACCGCCCGCGCCCTCATGGGCCCCATCGGCGGCGTGCTGGCCATCCTGGGCGTGGTGGCCCTGCCCGTCACCTCCGGTGACACGGCCTTCCGCGCCGCCCGCCTGACCATCGCCGAAATGTTCAACTTCAAGCAGTCCGCCATCCCGGCCCGTCTGGCCATCGCCATCCCGATCTTCGCCATCGGCGTGGTGCTGAACTTCGTGGACTTCAACGTGATCTGGCGCTACTTCGGCTTCGCCAACCAGGCCCTGGCCGCCATCATGCTCTGGGCCGCCGCCGCCTACCTGTACCGCAAGCACCGCCTGCACTGGATCTGCACCGTGCCCGCCACCTTCATGACGGCCGTGTGCACCTCCTACATCTGCTATGAGCCCAAGATGGGCTTCGGCATGGGCATCCAGACCGCCGACATCATCGGCGTGATCGCGGCCGCCATCTGCCTGGTCGCCTTCCTGGCCCTGGCCCGCAAGCCCATCGCCGGCGCGCCCAGCATCGACGAAGTGTAG